ATGCATGACGAAGCTATCTAGACGGAGGTGGCACGGACAAACGTGGCATACAAACCGAACGGCCACGTGGCATCCAACCCATTATTATGTGGTCTCCAAGGAACCTTAAATGGAAAATACTTGCGACACACAATTAGCCCTGGTTTGTAGAATCCCAACATGAATAGAATTCTAGAATATACACGCATTAATGAGTATcttccccataaggaaaagacttgttCCGCAAGCAAAAGAATCTAGCCCTACAcgactataaaaacccaaagaccctcaagaaaaaggtacGCACAATTTCGCTAAAGCTCATACTCTCTAACATTGTTGAGGCTCTCTTctgacttaaccttcggagaGTCTTTGGCcagtaccacaccggtactctctgtaAAGTCTTTTTTTGTGTTGGGCAGGTTTGATATCGAGCGTGTTGGAACCGTAtgactcactggtgattttttcggcatcatcataTATCAAACTTCGTGAAACAAATCTTGTTCAAGTGAGCGAAGATTACAAAGGCCGCCACAACTGAACCAACGGATACAGCTCGGAATGCATATCCAATTTCGTTATGCATCACAACCACCTTGGTATAGAGAGCTTCATAGATGAAGTTGAGTTCTAAATCTATTATTTTAAGCGTGTCTTCTTCGTTTATTCTTTGGAAAAACACTCGGCTTTCATTGCGCTCACGGAAGCTGAAGATAAGCTCAACGATGAGTCCCTTGAATATGTCGAAGTACTTGTAAGCATACTTCACCACATCAAGTTCCTCTAGCTGTTCTTCCTTCCCAGCAATTGCAAGCTTTGAGTCTTTCCCAGGCTCTGGTGTCATTTCTATTCTTGTTGGCAGTCCTGCTTCCTTCTTCGAAGAGTATTCCTCCATGAGCTTTGCGTAGTTGGGCCCCGCATCAGGTGCTTTGAGCATGGATTCTCGGAACCTATCCAAGCTTGCAAGAAACAATGCGCGTGTCCTCTCAAAATATTTGATTATTCCTGCCACAAACATGAGCAATGTTAGGACCAATAGCTTGTTTTCATGAAGTGTGAGCAAGAACACGTAACCAGTCACAATAACTTGGACCAGTAGGCTGAACAGGTGCCAAAGCCAGAGCTCATTATCCTCAAGGGCAAATGCACTTATGGGGTCTGGTCCACCCAGGTGTAGCAAAAGGAAGGGAGACCAAAATGCCAGAAGATCAGCATTCTCAGAGGACTTGTGTCCCTTATTACCACTGGCATGAGAGATTTTCCCTTGACAGATCATCGAGTTTTTACCAACAAGGTGGCATCCCTTATCATCAGTAATGGGATTCACGGAGTCTGGGACTTGACTATTGGCGATGTGTCCATAGCAAAGCTTGCAGCCCAGTCAGCAAGCAAGTAAGATGACCAAATGAGCAAGATCACTGGTTTTTGAGGTATGCGTTTTCTGAAGGGAGCAAACAAAATCAATACGGTTTGCAGTCAACAAACTACTTCGAATGAGATTCAGGAAGCATGaagtaattctaaaaaaaaaaaagggtgagcCATTAAGGCATATTGCAAGAGCAAAGTTTAAATTGGTAAGGATTATGTCGTAATACAACTCATATCACAAAAGCCCACCCAATCAAactttaaatcaaataaaaattaaatcaagcCCCAAAGAAAATAATGGAGAAACAaagacattaaaaaattatagattcaAACAGTGTAAGAACTATCACATTTATCCAACATATCCATATATGTCTGACCAGTTAATTAAAAAACCTAGCAATCGAAAATTCAAcatcctaaaaaaaatcaagtagaaagaaaaagcaACATAATTGTTCAAAACTAATAAGTCCATtacaaatgaaaatattaaaggtctacaaaatagcatgttgttcaATAATACATGAAGGCTATATTATATCCTTTactaaacttgaaagcaaaTATTGGAAGATCAATTATCATCTGAGTCAGTGTCGTCCTCCATCTAAGAGTCATCTTCCTCCTCATAGTCATCTTGTATCATTATTTACATTGTGATCTCCTCCTCTAGCATTGGTGtgcaatattttaaattaaactgaataaatatataagaacaatgtagtgctccagttaaTGAGAACTTAAAAGAATACATCTACCACCAATAACCATATTAATAGTACATCTCCATCACCCTTAACAATATATCCATCACCACAACAAGTCACATGAAATCACATATGTACCAACAATagcaattaattgaaaattatagTGAGCAAATTTCTCACTTATTTCGACAACctaaataaaatagcaaaaaaaatttaatgttgaTTATACtgagaaaatatatatgtgtagtAGTTGCTTGCATATTATTAAAGCCCATcaatttcaaaacattttttataataaaagctATCACCTTTTTCAATTGACTGATTGTTCCTTCCAATAACCACTTATCATATCATaagtttatagaaaatattggaaaaaaagtttagaactttagtatttttcatttttaatataaatataattataataatataactttagagATTGTTAAAGTTAATAagtcttctatatatatatatatatatatatatatgtctgaACTACATGTATTCGTTAGTCTAATATGATCTATCAATATATAGTgcacataaataataaaagaataatatagTCACCAATCTTATTATATAACTATAAGCTACTTTTGTCTTTTCTTGGCACTTTACTAACAAAGAAGAGGCAAACTCAAATAGGGCAAATTCTAAAAGGCTAAAACACAAATTGAACAAAGAACTATTATCAAGTGAAAAATGCTTCCCATGAATCAACAGATTGGTTGAGGCACCCAATACACACAAACATTACACTATGGGCTAGTATCAAACTATCATGAACTTGGCCTACAATACTAAATGATATATTATGAAAGAGGTATATCTAAACCAAACCTAAAATTTAgataaatgaaataaacaagCAAATACATTTACTAAACCACAatacattaacaaaaaaaaaaatcaaaaaataaggATCTAAGAAGACCAACCTTTTGGGTTTGATTATGAttgggagaaagagagagagagaatgaacaATAGATGGAGATAagggcttcttttttttcttttttcttttttcttttttaagtgaaataggAGTGTTAATTTAGTGAGGGGGCAAGGGAGGGCGGGggattgaaaaagaaaaagaaaagaaggtggAGGCGCTTGTTTTTTAGTGAAAGGGAGAGGGTGAGTGCTAGGGAGCTAGggttttgtcttttccttttccttttcttttttttttcttttttttttttatgtaaagtgtggggcccaataatttaaggaccaagcccaatCGCTCCTgaaaaatccgaaggcccaatccgaggagagctgtggcccaagctctacattACCGAGCACAAAACAACTTTGGAAGGCAGctgaggacagtttagtcctcggcagatccagaaccCCATCGGAAttaaggggtaaaactggtataggaacgaattcgtaaggagatccaaaatatcttggagaAGTtacccttactacccttccagataagacccaacacgtgacagagccgtactctgcagccttatcaaccat
The sequence above is drawn from the Quercus lobata isolate SW786 chromosome 12, ValleyOak3.0 Primary Assembly, whole genome shotgun sequence genome and encodes:
- the LOC115970228 gene encoding uncharacterized protein LOC115970228, whose translation is MICQGKISHASGNKGHKSSENADLLAFWSPFLLLHLGGPDPISAFALEDNELWLWHLFSLLVQVIVTGYVFLLTLHENKLLVLTLLMFVAGIIKYFERTRALFLASLDRFRESMLKAPDAGPNYAKLMEEYSSKKEAGLPTRIEMTPEPGKDSKLAIAGKEEQLEELDVVKYAYKYFDIFKGLIVELIFSFRERNESRVFFQRINEEDTLKIIDLELNFIYEALYTKVVVMHNEIGYAFRAVSVGSVVAAFVIFAHLNKICFTKFDI